A genome region from Myripristis murdjan chromosome 16, fMyrMur1.1, whole genome shotgun sequence includes the following:
- the LOC115373689 gene encoding sodium channel subunit beta-1, with product MRHFFLLIVFSLFVSRCHGGCSEVDSMTEAVAGENFLLGCISCKIREEVSAKATVDWYFKPLGEEEFRHIFHYDHPRASVLHEDFSSRLDWHGTEDPDIQVGAIYVHNITFNDTGTYRCTFQRTLFLPQADQRVTVEKDVELSVVTVASRELAAVISEIMMFVLIIGLQLWLIGILVYCYKKISAEHDAREARKALKAQAELLESKDSCDGVQLE from the exons ATGCgtcatttctttctcttgatTGTCTTTAGCCTTTTTG TGTCTAGGTGCCATGGTGGCTGTTCGGAGGTGGACTCCATGACAGAGGCTGTGGCGGGGGAGAATTTTCTTCTGGGCTGCATCTCCTGTAAAATAAGAGAGGAGGTCTCTGCCAAAGCTACTGTGGACTGGTACTTCAAACCTTTGGGAGAGGAGGAATTCAGACAT ATCTTCCACTACGACCACCCGAGGGCCAGCGTCCTCCATGAGGACTTCAGCAGCCGCCTGGACTGGCATGGGACAGAAGATCCAGACATCCAGGTAGGAGCCATTTACGTTCACAACATCACCTTCAACGACACGGGCACCTACCGCTGCACCTTCCAGCGCACCCTCTTCCTGCCACAGGCCGATCAGAGAGTCACCGTGGAGAAGGATGTGGAGCTCAGTGTGGTGACTGTAG CCAGTCGGGAGCTGGCGGCGGTCATCTCGGAGATCATGATGTTCGTGCTGATCATAGGTCTCCAGCTGTGGCTGATCGGGATTCTGGTCTACTGTTACAAGAAGATCTCAGCCGAGCATGATGCCCGGGAGGCTCGCAAAGCCCTCAAAGCTCAGGCCGA GCTGCTGGAGTCAAAGGACAGCTGCGATGGAGTGCAGCTGGAGTAA